One Robbsia sp. KACC 23696 DNA segment encodes these proteins:
- a CDS encoding Pr6Pr family membrane protein, which produces MRESSETSQTPDAGAPRAQPYVGSSSQAVPYAVSRDVGDPSAMADAPTPAPVSTAPFAAHVGAKPGAIVLVSALAGLSCFGAIGQVTKTMGWFLSQDWSWADSAIRTASYLTNLTIVLSACCFVCVLLAMTSLKRWLPEWTYRPSVVTAVTLYLAFVGCGYNLLLRGYWVPVGIRAVLNEVVHTVVPILAVVYWIFFVPRFALDARRIWLWLIYPLGYLFATLWHGHLSDFYPYPFINVERIGFDHVLRNAAGLIVGFLILMGLFLLINHRRRE; this is translated from the coding sequence ATGCGCGAATCATCGGAAACCAGCCAGACGCCAGATGCGGGAGCCCCGCGGGCGCAGCCGTACGTCGGCTCGTCCAGCCAGGCCGTGCCGTATGCGGTATCGCGTGACGTGGGCGACCCCTCCGCAATGGCTGACGCGCCGACGCCGGCGCCTGTCTCGACCGCGCCATTTGCGGCGCATGTCGGGGCGAAACCTGGGGCGATCGTCTTGGTCTCGGCCTTGGCCGGCCTCTCCTGCTTTGGGGCTATAGGACAAGTCACCAAGACGATGGGGTGGTTTCTATCCCAGGATTGGTCTTGGGCCGATAGTGCAATCCGTACTGCCAGTTATTTGACGAATCTGACGATCGTGCTGTCGGCTTGCTGTTTCGTCTGTGTCTTGCTCGCCATGACATCGCTGAAGCGCTGGCTGCCAGAATGGACGTATCGGCCGTCGGTCGTGACAGCGGTCACGCTCTATCTGGCCTTTGTCGGCTGCGGGTACAACCTGCTGCTCCGCGGATATTGGGTTCCGGTAGGGATACGCGCGGTGTTGAACGAAGTGGTGCACACCGTCGTGCCCATTTTGGCGGTCGTCTATTGGATCTTCTTCGTTCCCCGCTTCGCCTTGGATGCGCGTCGGATCTGGTTGTGGCTGATCTATCCGCTGGGCTATCTGTTTGCGACGCTCTGGCACGGGCATCTCAGCGACTTCTATCCTTATCCTTTCATCAACGTTGAGCGGATAGGTTTTGATCATGTGCTCCGGAACGCAGCGGGCCTGATTGTCGGCTTCTTGATCTTGATGGGGCTGTTCCTTCTGATCAACCATCGCCGGCGCGAGTAG
- a CDS encoding helix-turn-helix domain-containing protein, translating to MADPFMSGAMKIGARTVERDMVACQPGDRDFELVTPSQFRIFGIVITEAAWRDFMQQEYGCPGAPPAIQDDLVRFDSLALDALREVMFRVLCNAGDAGANGRLSDFQAAHFQDEVLRLLAGGLLQTANVAPVPALSKPHRRWLVDAARQYVLTHRERPIGIPELCTVLRASRRTLQYCFQDIYGMSPQRYLRATRLNGVRRALLHRGEDAFAASSSVSTDRALSRVAGVAPSRQTVQEVAAEWGFWHHSQFTADYRQLFGMTPSETQRRSIAQRN from the coding sequence ATGGCTGATCCTTTCATGTCGGGTGCGATGAAGATCGGGGCGCGAACGGTTGAGCGAGATATGGTTGCGTGCCAGCCCGGCGACCGTGACTTCGAGCTGGTCACGCCATCGCAGTTCCGTATTTTTGGGATTGTCATCACGGAGGCGGCATGGCGCGATTTCATGCAGCAGGAGTATGGCTGCCCCGGTGCTCCGCCTGCTATCCAGGACGATCTTGTCCGATTCGATTCGCTGGCGCTCGACGCGTTGCGCGAGGTCATGTTCCGCGTTTTGTGCAATGCCGGGGATGCCGGCGCGAACGGTAGGCTATCGGACTTCCAGGCCGCGCATTTTCAAGATGAGGTGTTGCGGCTGCTGGCGGGCGGTTTGTTGCAGACCGCAAATGTGGCGCCGGTGCCTGCTTTATCGAAACCGCACCGACGCTGGCTCGTGGATGCGGCGCGTCAATATGTACTGACGCATCGGGAGCGGCCAATCGGTATTCCAGAATTGTGCACGGTGCTCCGCGCGAGCCGCCGAACGCTGCAATATTGCTTCCAGGACATTTATGGAATGAGCCCGCAGCGCTATTTGCGGGCAACCCGTCTCAATGGTGTGCGGCGGGCGTTATTGCACCGGGGTGAGGATGCGTTTGCCGCATCGTCCTCGGTCTCGACCGATCGGGCGTTGTCGCGCGTCGCCGGCGTGGCGCCGAGTCGGCAAACGGTTCAGGAGGTCGCCGCCGAGTGGGGGTTTTGGCACCATAGCCAATTCACGGCAGATTATCGCCAGTTATTCGGCATGACGCCGTCGGAAACGCAGCGACGCAGCATCGCGCAGAGAAACTAG
- the eutC gene encoding ethanolamine ammonia-lyase subunit EutC codes for MRDKSTLQVNPWDALRQFTDARIALGRAGNSMPTAPLLAFNLAHAQARDAVHQPLDAKALAEALQGAGFSTLDVCSAAKDRLEYLRRPDLGRRLSDDSADALRAYVDQHHGNDGKNADLWDVVFVVADGLSSQAAARHALPLLQQVRASLSDWRIGPVVVATQSRVALGDDVGALLRARLVVILIGERPGLSSPDSLGLYLTYAPRRGTSDAMRNCISNVRPEGLAYPAAAFKLCHLLTEARRLKLTGVQLKDDSDTLLAHHTAPDTLLSSSTVR; via the coding sequence ATGCGAGATAAATCGACGCTCCAAGTCAATCCATGGGATGCGTTGCGCCAATTCACCGATGCGCGCATTGCGTTGGGCCGCGCCGGGAACAGCATGCCGACGGCGCCGCTACTGGCATTCAATCTGGCGCATGCGCAGGCGCGCGATGCCGTGCACCAACCGCTTGACGCTAAGGCATTAGCCGAGGCATTGCAGGGCGCGGGTTTTTCGACGCTTGACGTATGCAGCGCGGCCAAGGATCGTCTCGAATATCTGCGTAGACCGGATCTCGGTCGCCGACTGTCCGACGACAGCGCGGATGCGCTGCGCGCGTACGTCGATCAGCATCATGGTAACGACGGCAAGAATGCCGATTTATGGGATGTGGTTTTTGTCGTTGCCGACGGCTTGTCTTCGCAGGCCGCCGCGCGGCATGCGCTACCGTTATTGCAACAGGTTCGCGCGAGCCTGTCCGATTGGCGCATCGGCCCGGTCGTGGTCGCAACCCAGTCGCGCGTCGCCTTGGGCGATGACGTCGGGGCATTGCTGCGGGCGCGATTGGTTGTTATTTTGATTGGTGAGCGACCCGGCCTGAGTTCGCCCGACAGTCTCGGTCTTTATTTGACGTATGCGCCGCGCCGCGGCACCAGCGATGCAATGCGCAACTGCATCTCGAATGTCCGCCCGGAAGGGCTGGCCTATCCTGCCGCCGCCTTCAAACTGTGTCATCTATTGACCGAGGCGCGCCGCCTCAAGCTCACCGGCGTGCAGTTGAAGGACGATAGCGATACGTTGTTGGCTCACCATACTGCGCCGGATACGCTGCTCTCGTCTTCCACCGTTCGATAA
- a CDS encoding ethanolamine ammonia-lyase subunit EutB, whose translation MAFSETIGERRYVFADLPALMAKATPERSGDQLAGLSAASEEERVAAKMALAAVPLKTFLQQALIPYEDDEVTRLIIDTHDAKAFDAISHLTVGDLREWILSDDTSSEAICNVSAGLTPEMVAAVSKIMRNQDLILGAKKRPVITRFRNTLGLPGRMAVRLQPNHPTDDARGIAASMLDGLMYGCGDAVIGINPATDSLSAITTLLEMMDAFRQRFDVPTQTCVLTHVTNTIQAIERGAPVDLVFQSIAGTEKANTSFGVTLSLLQEAYEAGLSLHRGTVGDNVMYFETGQGSALSADAHHGVDQQTCEARAYGVARHFKPLLTNTVVGFIGPEYLYNGKQITRAGLEDHFCGKLLGVPMGCDICYTNHAEADSDDMDNLLTLLGVAGINFIMGVPGADDVMLNYQSTSFHDALYARSVLGLGRAPEFEAWLEAMRIADRAGRILPASPTQPLLAQQWIDA comes from the coding sequence ATGGCTTTCTCGGAAACCATAGGCGAGCGTCGCTACGTCTTTGCAGACTTGCCTGCCTTGATGGCGAAGGCGACACCTGAGCGATCGGGCGATCAACTTGCCGGCCTCAGCGCCGCATCCGAGGAAGAGCGCGTTGCCGCCAAGATGGCCTTGGCGGCGGTGCCGCTGAAAACCTTCTTGCAGCAGGCATTGATTCCGTACGAGGACGATGAAGTCACGCGTTTGATCATCGATACGCATGACGCCAAGGCCTTCGATGCAATTTCGCATCTGACGGTTGGCGATTTGCGGGAATGGATTCTCTCCGACGACACATCGTCCGAGGCAATATGCAATGTGTCGGCGGGACTGACGCCGGAAATGGTGGCCGCTGTCTCGAAAATCATGCGCAATCAGGATCTGATCCTCGGCGCGAAGAAGCGGCCGGTGATCACGCGTTTTCGAAACACATTGGGGCTGCCTGGCCGGATGGCGGTACGTTTGCAGCCGAATCATCCTACGGACGACGCGCGTGGCATTGCCGCGTCGATGCTGGATGGCCTGATGTACGGCTGCGGCGATGCGGTGATCGGCATCAATCCGGCAACGGACAGCCTGAGCGCGATCACGACGTTGCTCGAAATGATGGATGCTTTCCGGCAACGTTTCGATGTGCCGACGCAGACTTGCGTCCTCACGCATGTGACCAACACGATTCAGGCCATCGAGCGCGGTGCGCCCGTCGATCTCGTTTTTCAATCGATCGCCGGTACAGAAAAGGCGAACACGAGCTTCGGCGTAACCCTTTCCTTGCTCCAGGAAGCGTATGAAGCGGGTTTGTCGCTGCATCGCGGCACTGTCGGTGACAACGTCATGTATTTTGAAACCGGGCAGGGCAGTGCGCTGTCGGCCGACGCGCATCACGGCGTCGATCAACAGACGTGCGAGGCGCGAGCTTACGGCGTCGCGCGTCACTTCAAGCCCTTGCTGACCAATACCGTCGTCGGTTTCATCGGTCCCGAATACCTGTACAACGGCAAACAGATCACGCGGGCAGGCCTCGAAGATCACTTTTGCGGCAAGCTGCTTGGCGTGCCGATGGGTTGCGATATCTGCTACACGAATCACGCGGAAGCGGATTCCGACGATATGGACAACCTGCTGACATTGCTCGGCGTTGCTGGTATCAACTTCATCATGGGCGTACCTGGCGCCGATGACGTAATGTTGAACTATCAAAGCACGTCGTTTCACGACGCGCTGTACGCGCGATCGGTGCTGGGTCTCGGACGGGCTCCCGAGTTCGAGGCATGGCTGGAGGCGATGCGCATTGCGGATCGAGCGGGGCGGATTTTGCCGGCTTCGCCGACGCAACCGCTGCTGGCGCAGCAGTGGATCGACGCCTGA
- the eat gene encoding ethanolamine permease — MTPDLNARAAMPAAPQALKQTLGTWQLWGIAVGLVISGEYFGWSYGWASAGTLGFLVTAIFIAAMYATFIFSFTELTTSIPHAGGPFAYARRAFGPVGGYIAGIATLIEFVFAPPAIALAIGAYLHVQFPGLDPKNAAVGAYIVFMALNIVGVQVAAAFELCVTVLAIFELLVFMGVVSPGFEMAHFVKGGWSGADHFSLGSFSGIFAAIPFAIWFFLAIEGVAMAAEEARNPRRSIPIAYVTGIITLVLLAIGVMVFAGAAGDWTKLSNINDPLPQAMKYIVGENSNWLHMLVWLGLFGLVASFHGIILGYSRQIFALARAGYLPPALAKIHPRFKTPHRAILAGGVIGIAAIYSDNLIQFAGQTLTANIVTMSVFGAIVMYIVSMAALFKLRRSEPNMARPYKAPLFPVFPAFALCAAVLCLVTMVYFNALVACIFAIIVAIGFAYFLATRRQRDLHANPVVQSGAGTD; from the coding sequence ATGACGCCCGATTTGAACGCTCGCGCGGCGATGCCCGCCGCGCCACAAGCATTGAAGCAGACGCTGGGAACCTGGCAACTATGGGGCATCGCCGTAGGCCTCGTCATTTCCGGCGAGTATTTTGGCTGGAGCTATGGCTGGGCCTCGGCGGGCACGCTCGGCTTTCTCGTCACGGCAATTTTCATCGCCGCGATGTATGCGACCTTCATTTTCAGTTTTACCGAACTGACCACGTCGATACCGCATGCCGGCGGCCCGTTTGCCTATGCCCGGCGCGCATTCGGCCCTGTTGGCGGCTATATCGCCGGCATTGCGACGCTAATCGAGTTCGTTTTCGCGCCACCGGCAATCGCCCTTGCGATCGGAGCCTATCTGCACGTGCAGTTTCCGGGCCTTGATCCCAAAAACGCAGCCGTCGGCGCCTATATCGTTTTTATGGCGCTGAACATCGTTGGCGTGCAGGTGGCGGCTGCATTCGAATTGTGCGTGACGGTGCTGGCTATCTTCGAGCTGCTCGTTTTTATGGGGGTGGTATCGCCCGGATTCGAGATGGCGCATTTCGTCAAAGGGGGATGGTCCGGGGCCGATCACTTCTCGCTCGGCAGTTTTTCCGGCATTTTTGCCGCCATTCCGTTTGCCATCTGGTTTTTCCTCGCCATCGAGGGCGTGGCGATGGCTGCCGAGGAGGCGCGTAATCCGCGTCGCTCGATTCCGATCGCGTATGTCACCGGCATCATTACCCTGGTGCTGCTTGCCATCGGCGTCATGGTGTTTGCAGGCGCGGCCGGCGACTGGACGAAACTATCGAACATCAACGACCCGTTGCCGCAGGCGATGAAATACATCGTCGGCGAGAACAGCAATTGGCTGCATATGTTGGTCTGGCTCGGCTTGTTTGGCCTGGTTGCGTCGTTTCACGGGATTATTCTGGGATATTCCCGGCAGATCTTCGCGTTGGCCCGCGCCGGCTATCTGCCGCCGGCCTTGGCCAAGATCCATCCGCGCTTCAAGACGCCGCACCGGGCAATTTTGGCTGGCGGGGTGATCGGCATCGCGGCCATCTATAGTGATAATCTGATTCAGTTCGCCGGCCAGACCTTGACGGCGAATATCGTGACGATGTCTGTGTTCGGCGCTATCGTGATGTACATCGTCAGCATGGCGGCGTTGTTCAAATTGCGGCGCTCGGAGCCGAATATGGCACGCCCCTACAAGGCGCCGTTGTTTCCCGTATTCCCCGCCTTTGCGCTCTGTGCCGCGGTCCTGTGTCTGGTGACGATGGTGTACTTCAATGCGCTGGTGGCGTGCATCTTCGCCATTATCGTGGCCATCGGTTTCGCGTATTTCCTGGCGACGCGGCGACAACGCGATTTGCACGCGAATCCGGTCGTGCAGTCCGGTGCGGGAACGGACTAA
- a CDS encoding DUF938 domain-containing protein, protein MPESAPLAARRRSPSAERNRDPILHVLTRVLPRSGTVLEIASGTGQHAIHFAAALPGVTWQPSDPDTDAHDSIEAWRQDAALPNLAPPLALDVHTSPWPLPTAATPLSAVVCINMIHISPWTAAQALFDGARRHLAADGVLVLYGPYKRDGQHTAPSNAAFDAQLRASDPRWGIRDLADVEKLANAVGLTLGEVIDMPANNLTVVFRYPQ, encoded by the coding sequence ATGCCTGAATCGGCTCCGTTGGCGGCCCGCCGTCGATCGCCTTCCGCAGAGAGAAATCGCGACCCGATATTGCACGTCCTGACGCGGGTTTTGCCGAGGTCGGGAACCGTGTTGGAAATCGCCAGCGGCACAGGGCAGCACGCCATCCATTTCGCGGCCGCACTGCCGGGCGTCACATGGCAGCCCAGCGACCCCGACACAGACGCACATGACTCCATCGAAGCCTGGCGACAGGATGCCGCCTTGCCGAATCTGGCACCGCCGCTGGCGCTCGACGTGCACACGTCGCCCTGGCCCTTGCCCACTGCGGCGACGCCGCTGTCAGCGGTGGTGTGCATCAATATGATTCACATCTCGCCATGGACGGCGGCGCAGGCGTTGTTCGACGGCGCGCGTCGGCATCTCGCCGCGGACGGGGTGCTGGTGCTGTATGGACCGTATAAGCGCGATGGACAGCACACCGCGCCGAGCAATGCCGCTTTTGATGCGCAGTTGCGCGCCAGCGATCCACGCTGGGGCATCCGGGATCTGGCAGACGTGGAGAAATTGGCGAACGCGGTCGGCCTCACACTGGGCGAGGTGATCGACATGCCGGCGAATAACCTCACCGTCGTCTTCCGCTACCCCCAATAG
- a CDS encoding FKBP-type peptidyl-prolyl cis-trans isomerase, with translation MKSLSTFLLAAAFTTSAFAAAPATETLPSGVVVQQLVQGTGAQPSATDKVTVNYTGTLSDGTVFDASSQHGGPATFGLNQVIPCWTQGVQKMKVGGKAKLTCPAATAYGSRQVGPIPPNSALTFEIDLLKVGG, from the coding sequence ATGAAGTCACTGAGCACATTCCTTCTGGCGGCAGCGTTCACCACATCGGCCTTCGCCGCAGCGCCTGCAACCGAGACGCTGCCGTCGGGCGTCGTCGTGCAACAACTGGTGCAAGGCACGGGCGCGCAGCCGAGCGCCACGGATAAGGTCACCGTGAACTATACGGGCACGCTGTCCGACGGGACCGTCTTTGACGCCTCCTCGCAGCACGGCGGTCCGGCGACCTTCGGTCTGAATCAGGTAATTCCGTGCTGGACGCAAGGCGTGCAGAAAATGAAGGTGGGCGGCAAGGCCAAATTGACCTGCCCCGCAGCAACGGCCTACGGTAGCCGCCAAGTCGGCCCGATTCCGCCGAACAGCGCATTGACGTTCGAAATCGATTTGCTGAAAGTCGGCGGCTAA
- a CDS encoding tautomerase family protein translates to MPEIIVYAAAGRSAEQKKALMSGITEAVEKALQVPKESVVVSIVETPKADKMKGGVLFSER, encoded by the coding sequence ATGCCGGAAATCATCGTTTATGCAGCAGCAGGCCGCAGCGCGGAACAGAAGAAAGCACTGATGTCGGGCATCACGGAGGCGGTTGAAAAGGCGCTTCAGGTGCCGAAGGAATCGGTTGTCGTGTCGATCGTCGAAACGCCGAAAGCCGACAAGATGAAGGGCGGGGTGTTGTTCAGCGAGCGCTAA
- a CDS encoding DUF1801 domain-containing protein, whose protein sequence is MNPKVDAFIAKATKWQPAFEIMRALALECGLSEDMKWGQPCYTADGRNIVLFHGFKEYCAFLFFKGALLADPERLLVAQTENTQSARQIRFTDSAQVAAAASVLKAYILEAVRIEASGVKVALKTVADHSIPAEFQTQLDARADVKAAFAALTPGRQRAYLLHFSAAKQTKTREARVEKCIPLILAGKGLNDD, encoded by the coding sequence ATGAATCCCAAAGTCGACGCCTTCATTGCAAAAGCGACGAAATGGCAGCCTGCATTCGAGATCATGCGCGCATTGGCGTTGGAATGCGGGCTGAGTGAAGACATGAAATGGGGCCAGCCGTGCTACACGGCGGACGGCCGCAATATCGTCCTCTTTCACGGCTTCAAGGAATATTGCGCCTTCCTGTTTTTTAAGGGCGCTTTGTTGGCGGACCCCGAGCGGTTACTCGTTGCGCAGACTGAGAACACACAATCCGCGCGTCAGATACGTTTCACCGATTCGGCCCAGGTTGCCGCCGCGGCATCCGTGCTGAAGGCCTATATCCTGGAAGCCGTTCGCATCGAGGCGTCCGGGGTGAAGGTGGCGTTGAAGACCGTCGCCGATCACAGCATTCCAGCCGAATTTCAAACGCAGTTGGATGCTCGTGCCGATGTAAAGGCCGCCTTTGCGGCGCTGACACCCGGCCGGCAACGCGCCTACCTTCTCCACTTCTCCGCAGCGAAACAAACGAAGACGCGTGAAGCGCGGGTCGAGAAATGTATTCCGCTGATTCTGGCCGGGAAGGGCTTGAATGACGATTGA
- a CDS encoding ClpXP protease specificity-enhancing factor, protein MSDTSTKPYLLRALYEWCTDNGFTPHIAVRVDQRTRVPTQFVRDGEIVLNISFDATNGLQMKNDWIEFNARFSGKAHKIEVPVSNVLAIYARENGQGMAFPVEDAADGHADVPGSEVADDEVSDDARALTPPDAKGNTTLSAVPSERRPETVLKSIDGDGAGDGEPAAVVDSSENSGDHAGASHESDDGSDGNPKPPSRPHLKVVK, encoded by the coding sequence ATGTCCGATACGTCGACGAAACCTTATTTGTTGCGTGCCCTGTATGAGTGGTGCACGGACAACGGGTTCACCCCGCACATAGCGGTGCGGGTGGACCAGCGCACGCGCGTGCCGACGCAATTCGTGCGGGATGGCGAAATTGTGTTGAACATCAGCTTCGATGCGACCAATGGGTTGCAGATGAAGAACGACTGGATCGAATTCAACGCGCGTTTCAGCGGCAAGGCCCACAAGATCGAAGTGCCGGTCAGCAATGTGCTGGCGATCTATGCGCGTGAGAACGGGCAGGGCATGGCCTTCCCGGTCGAGGACGCCGCCGATGGGCATGCGGACGTCCCGGGCTCGGAAGTCGCCGACGACGAGGTGTCCGACGACGCACGGGCTTTGACGCCGCCGGATGCGAAGGGCAACACGACCTTGTCGGCGGTACCGTCGGAGCGCAGGCCGGAAACGGTGTTGAAGTCGATCGACGGCGATGGTGCGGGAGATGGCGAGCCGGCCGCGGTGGTTGATTCGTCCGAAAACTCGGGTGATCACGCCGGTGCGTCGCATGAAAGCGACGACGGTTCCGACGGCAATCCCAAGCCGCCGAGCCGACCGCATCTGAAGGTTGTCAAATAA
- a CDS encoding glutathione S-transferase N-terminal domain-containing protein: protein MMVLYSGTTCPFSQRCRLVLFEKGMDFEIRDVDLFNKPEDIAVMNPYGQVPILVERDLILYESNIINEYIDERFPHPQLMPADPVQRARARLFLQNFEKELFTHVDTLENHKANSKDGDNAAAVVEKAHERARLAIRDRLTQLAPIFLKNKHMLGDEYSMLDIAIAPLLWRLDHYGIELSKNAAPLLKYAERIFSRPAYIEALTPSEKVMRR, encoded by the coding sequence ATGATGGTTTTGTATTCGGGCACGACGTGCCCGTTCTCGCAGCGTTGCCGTTTGGTGTTGTTTGAGAAGGGCATGGATTTTGAAATCCGTGATGTGGACTTGTTCAACAAGCCGGAAGACATCGCGGTGATGAACCCGTACGGTCAGGTGCCTATCCTGGTCGAGCGCGATTTGATTCTGTATGAATCGAACATCATCAACGAGTATATCGACGAGCGTTTCCCGCATCCGCAGTTGATGCCGGCGGATCCGGTGCAGCGTGCGCGTGCGCGGTTGTTCCTTCAGAATTTCGAGAAGGAGTTGTTCACGCACGTCGATACGCTCGAAAACCACAAGGCGAATTCGAAGGACGGCGACAACGCGGCTGCGGTCGTGGAGAAGGCGCATGAGCGTGCGCGTCTGGCGATCCGTGATCGTTTGACCCAATTGGCGCCGATTTTCCTGAAGAACAAGCATATGCTGGGCGACGAGTACTCGATGCTGGACATCGCGATCGCGCCGTTGCTGTGGCGTTTGGATCATTACGGCATCGAGTTGTCGAAGAATGCCGCGCCGCTGCTGAAGTATGCCGAGCGCATTTTCAGCCGTCCGGCCTACATCGAAGCACTGACGCCGTCTGAGAAGGTGATGCGTCGTTGA
- a CDS encoding cytochrome c1, which yields MRASCMAASVVRAARWLAASLRPQCAVAMALSVLLSVVTFDSYAAEATAPTSASASPSADTAAGTSAASVAQQTVWAPIPLVQPIDRGADLAALRRGAQMYATYCVSCHAASSVRIGQLQALGFSREELLKTLSASGSALSAPLAAAMPASAAVAAFGAVPPDLALIVQRQGAPWVYTYLRAFYTDPTRPMGGNNLLVPNVAMPDILAGLHGPRLARFKISTVDSSAGGPAAAVATKTFDGFTSLAPGSMSAAQYDAALSDLVAYMGWMSDPSALTRHRLGPWVLGFLALFCLSAWGLVRAYWRVLK from the coding sequence TTGCGCGCTTCCTGCATGGCGGCGAGCGTGGTGCGTGCGGCGCGCTGGTTGGCGGCGAGTCTGCGCCCTCAATGTGCCGTCGCGATGGCGTTGAGTGTGTTGTTGAGTGTTGTCACGTTTGACAGCTATGCCGCCGAGGCTACGGCACCGACCTCGGCATCGGCATCACCTTCCGCCGATACCGCCGCGGGGACGTCTGCCGCTTCCGTCGCGCAGCAGACGGTATGGGCGCCGATCCCGTTGGTCCAGCCGATCGATCGGGGCGCCGACCTGGCCGCGCTGCGTCGCGGGGCGCAGATGTACGCCACGTATTGCGTCAGTTGCCATGCGGCATCGTCGGTACGAATCGGGCAGTTGCAGGCGCTGGGATTCAGTCGCGAGGAACTGCTCAAGACACTGAGTGCGTCCGGCAGCGCGTTATCGGCGCCGCTGGCGGCGGCGATGCCGGCATCGGCCGCCGTCGCGGCGTTCGGTGCCGTACCCCCTGACTTGGCGTTGATCGTGCAGCGCCAGGGCGCGCCTTGGGTGTACACCTATTTGCGCGCGTTCTATACGGATCCCACACGCCCGATGGGGGGCAACAATCTGCTGGTTCCCAACGTGGCGATGCCTGACATATTGGCCGGCCTGCATGGCCCGCGGCTGGCGCGTTTCAAGATCTCGACAGTCGATTCGAGCGCGGGCGGCCCCGCTGCTGCGGTCGCAACGAAGACCTTCGACGGTTTCACGTCGTTGGCGCCAGGATCGATGAGTGCGGCGCAGTACGACGCGGCGCTGTCGGATCTGGTCGCTTATATGGGGTGGATGTCAGACCCGTCTGCGCTGACGCGGCACCGACTCGGTCCCTGGGTGCTGGGTTTCCTGGCGCTGTTCTGTCTTTCCGCCTGGGGTTTGGTACGCGCTTATTGGCGAGTCCTGAAGTAA